In one Pseudomonas sp. R84 genomic region, the following are encoded:
- a CDS encoding aldo/keto reductase, whose amino-acid sequence MSLKDKLPGQLGFGTAPLGNMFRAIPEAEAQATVHAAWDAGVRYFDTAPFYGSGLSEIRLGEALKQYKRDDYVLSSKVGRVILDEVEDAAARDLGEKSGVFEHGRPNKIVNDYSADATLRSIEDSLKRLQTDRLDIVWVHDIAQDFYGDQWLEYFNQARTGAFKVLTRLREEGVIKGWGLGVNKVEPCELTLDLSEAQPDGFLLAGRYTLLDHERPLQRLMDSARAQNVEIVVGGPYSSGILAGGSHFEYQQASPEVIAKVEQIKRIAAAYHVDIKAAALQFSLANPAVAAVIPGASKPGRIAEDVAALSAIIPAGFWQAMRDAKLVSERAPLPIDEVKA is encoded by the coding sequence ATGAGCTTAAAAGACAAACTCCCCGGCCAACTGGGCTTCGGCACCGCGCCACTGGGCAACATGTTCCGCGCCATCCCGGAAGCCGAAGCGCAAGCCACCGTGCATGCTGCGTGGGATGCCGGCGTGCGTTACTTCGATACCGCGCCGTTCTACGGTTCCGGTCTGTCGGAGATCCGCCTCGGTGAAGCGCTCAAGCAATACAAACGCGATGACTATGTGCTCAGCAGCAAGGTCGGCAGGGTGATTCTCGATGAAGTTGAAGACGCCGCCGCCCGTGATCTCGGCGAGAAGAGCGGGGTATTCGAACACGGTCGGCCGAACAAGATCGTCAACGACTACAGCGCCGACGCAACCTTGCGTTCGATCGAAGATAGCCTCAAACGCCTGCAAACCGATCGCCTCGACATCGTCTGGGTGCACGACATCGCGCAGGACTTCTATGGCGATCAATGGCTGGAATACTTCAACCAGGCCCGCACCGGCGCATTCAAAGTCCTCACCCGGTTGCGCGAAGAAGGCGTGATCAAGGGCTGGGGCCTGGGCGTAAACAAAGTCGAACCGTGCGAACTGACCCTCGACCTCAGCGAAGCGCAACCGGATGGTTTTTTGTTGGCCGGTCGCTACACGCTGCTCGACCACGAACGTCCGTTGCAACGCCTGATGGATTCGGCCCGAGCGCAGAACGTCGAAATCGTTGTCGGTGGCCCTTATAGCTCGGGAATCCTGGCCGGTGGCTCGCACTTCGAATACCAGCAGGCCAGCCCTGAGGTCATCGCCAAAGTGGAGCAGATCAAACGCATCGCCGCCGCTTACCACGTCGATATCAAAGCCGCTGCGCTACAGTTCTCGCTGGCCAATCCCGCTGTTGCGGCGGTCATTCCTGGCGCCAGCAAACCCGGCCGAATTGCTGAAGATGTCGCGGCGTTGTCGGCAATCATTCCTGCCGGTTTCTGGCAGGCGATGCGCGACGCCAAACTGGTTTCCGAACGTGCACCATTGCCAATCGATGAGGTGAAAGCATGA
- a CDS encoding LysR substrate-binding domain-containing protein yields MIDIRQLRYFVVVAEEEHVGRAAERLHISQSPLSRQIAQLEERLGLTLFERSQQRIRLTRDGQTFLAETRALLTHANRLESLGKRLGRGEEGGLCIGYIENAMHAGVLPNALRVLRVDRPSVHVALYNLSSAEQLEGLRQRSLDIALVSEPPTDDDPDLLSFQVLDDPMLLALPEHHPLAQQAALSPEDLADQEWIGVQPRQDANDQFVSACIRAGFTPDVRMQATEPFTALGLVASGLGIAMIQKGLSHNAPPGVVLRELPWLTLTTPLWAAWHRINLRPLVETFRKVLTDGEIAAD; encoded by the coding sequence ATGATCGACATCCGCCAATTGCGCTACTTCGTTGTGGTCGCCGAGGAAGAACACGTCGGCCGCGCCGCCGAACGGCTGCATATTTCCCAGTCGCCGCTGAGCCGACAGATCGCCCAGCTTGAAGAACGATTGGGCCTGACCCTGTTCGAACGCAGCCAGCAACGCATTCGCCTGACACGCGACGGCCAGACCTTCCTCGCCGAAACCCGCGCCCTGCTGACCCACGCCAATCGCCTGGAATCCCTCGGCAAACGTCTGGGCCGTGGCGAAGAAGGCGGCTTGTGCATCGGCTATATCGAAAACGCCATGCACGCCGGCGTCCTGCCCAATGCCTTGCGCGTGTTGCGCGTGGATCGGCCCAGCGTCCACGTCGCGTTGTACAACCTCAGCTCCGCCGAGCAACTGGAGGGCCTGCGACAGCGTAGTCTCGATATCGCCTTGGTGAGTGAGCCGCCGACCGATGACGATCCGGATCTGCTGAGCTTTCAGGTGCTCGATGACCCGATGCTCTTGGCGTTGCCGGAGCATCATCCGCTGGCCCAGCAAGCGGCGTTGAGTCCCGAGGATCTGGCCGATCAGGAATGGATCGGCGTGCAGCCGCGACAGGATGCCAACGATCAGTTTGTCAGCGCCTGCATCCGTGCAGGATTTACTCCGGATGTGCGCATGCAGGCGACTGAACCGTTTACTGCGCTGGGGCTGGTGGCGTCGGGGTTGGGGATTGCGATGATTCAGAAAGGTTTGAGCCATAACGCACCGCCGGGTGTGGTGTTGCGTGAACTGCCATGGCTGACGTTGACCACGCCATTGTGGGCGGCGTGGCACCGGATCAATTTGCGGCCATTGGTGGAGACCTTCCGAAAAGTTCTGACTGACGGTGAGATAGCCGCTGACTGA
- a CDS encoding isoprenylcysteine carboxylmethyltransferase family protein — protein MRMSAQMTVVAVLATLAYLGLAVWGIGGVAMFFSHGSLVIVALATVAMVIASLFSEVNLSAGEREDRANRWVIPAFGVIGLVSGFLPAYCDRVNFWTVGGEGVRWLGALLFIIGGALRLWPVFVLGRRFSGLVAIQPGHRLVTDGIYQHLRNPSYLGLVVNAVGWALAFRSVVGLMLAALTLIPLIARIHSEEALLRAQFGAEYEAYCARSWRLVPGVY, from the coding sequence ATGAGAATGTCCGCACAAATGACCGTCGTTGCGGTACTCGCCACACTTGCCTACCTCGGCCTGGCGGTGTGGGGCATTGGTGGTGTGGCGATGTTCTTTTCCCACGGTTCGCTGGTGATCGTGGCATTGGCGACGGTGGCGATGGTGATTGCTTCGCTGTTCAGTGAGGTCAACCTGAGCGCTGGCGAGCGTGAAGATCGCGCCAATCGCTGGGTGATTCCGGCGTTCGGTGTGATCGGGCTGGTCAGTGGTTTTCTGCCGGCTTACTGCGACCGGGTGAATTTCTGGACGGTAGGCGGTGAAGGTGTGCGCTGGCTCGGCGCTTTGCTGTTTATCATCGGCGGCGCGCTGCGGCTGTGGCCGGTGTTTGTGCTGGGGCGGCGGTTCAGTGGGTTGGTGGCGATTCAGCCGGGGCACCGATTGGTGACCGATGGCATCTATCAACACCTGCGCAATCCGAGTTATCTGGGGCTGGTGGTCAATGCCGTGGGCTGGGCGCTGGCTTTTCGTTCGGTGGTCGGACTGATGCTGGCAGCGCTGACACTGATCCCGTTGATTGCCCGGATTCATTCGGAAGAAGCCCTGCTGCGTGCGCAGTTTGGGGCGGAGTACGAGGCTTATTGCGCGCGGAGTTGGCGTTTGGTGCCGGGGGTTTACTGA
- a CDS encoding HAD family hydrolase: protein MSAHDAVFDRAFGAFLFDMDGTVLNSIAAAERIWSAWAVRHGVDVETFLPTIHGVRAIDTITRLNLPGVDAEAQAAFITEAEIGDVEGIVEIPGAAKFLNSLPADRWAMVTSAPRDLALRRMAAAGIPEPAVMITAEDVQAGKPDPAGYLLAAKRLGLDARDCLIFEDATVGIQAAEAAGAPLMIITTTHQHPLETVHATLASYADIRVAVDSNGLHLQRN, encoded by the coding sequence TTGTCTGCTCACGATGCTGTATTTGATCGCGCGTTCGGCGCGTTTCTGTTCGACATGGACGGCACCGTCCTCAACTCGATTGCCGCCGCTGAGCGAATCTGGTCAGCCTGGGCCGTGCGCCATGGCGTCGATGTGGAGACCTTTTTGCCGACCATTCATGGCGTGCGCGCCATCGATACCATCACCCGTCTGAACCTGCCGGGGGTGGATGCCGAGGCGCAAGCGGCGTTCATTACCGAGGCGGAAATCGGAGATGTTGAAGGCATTGTCGAGATTCCCGGCGCGGCGAAATTTCTCAATAGCCTGCCCGCTGATCGCTGGGCGATGGTGACCTCGGCGCCACGGGATCTCGCCTTGCGGCGCATGGCGGCGGCGGGGATTCCAGAGCCGGCGGTGATGATCACCGCTGAAGATGTGCAGGCGGGTAAGCCCGACCCGGCCGGCTATTTACTGGCGGCCAAGCGACTGGGGCTGGACGCGCGTGATTGCCTGATTTTCGAAGACGCCACCGTCGGTATTCAGGCGGCTGAAGCCGCCGGTGCGCCGCTGATGATCATCACCACCACACATCAGCATCCGCTGGAAACGGTTCATGCGACGTTGGCCAGTTATGCTGACATCCGCGTCGCAGTCGACAGCAACGGCCTGCACCTGCAACGCAACTGA
- a CDS encoding response regulator: protein MCPTPTADAHLPDGLILVVEDDPLILEFLCEILQEEGFKVEPQTSADAASLYLEKHAANVALLLTDITMPGTLNGADLANLVGDRWPEKPVMVMSGYETPETSGVKHSVAFIKKPWAIGQLLDCVDSAFKSKVPRLH, encoded by the coding sequence ATGTGCCCAACACCGACGGCGGACGCGCACCTTCCTGACGGATTGATTCTGGTGGTTGAGGATGATCCGTTGATTCTGGAGTTTCTCTGCGAAATTCTTCAGGAGGAAGGTTTCAAGGTCGAGCCGCAGACCAGTGCCGACGCCGCATCACTGTACCTTGAGAAACACGCCGCGAACGTGGCGTTGCTACTGACCGACATCACCATGCCCGGCACCCTCAATGGTGCTGATCTGGCCAATCTGGTTGGCGACCGCTGGCCGGAAAAACCGGTGATGGTCATGTCCGGTTATGAAACGCCCGAGACCTCCGGGGTCAAGCATTCGGTGGCGTTCATCAAAAAGCCGTGGGCCATTGGTCAATTGCTCGACTGCGTCGACAGCGCCTTCAAATCCAAGGTGCCGCGTCTGCACTGA
- a CDS encoding class I SAM-dependent methyltransferase, with product MNPEALATLHAHLLPALAAAPSETRRLFHGRGRCWAGLEQLTVDWLQGVVLVSLFKEPAPEQLDDLKALLLGLSGSAEWKQSGAHTLLIQHRYLPQSTAEWLLGEEIDEMSIVEGGLQYRVDLGRKQNAGLFLDMRYGRNWVREQADGKRILNLFAYTCGFSVAAIEGGASHVVNLDMSRAALSRGRDNHRLNGHDLSKVSFLGHDLFKSWGKVINSGPYDLVIIDPPSFQKGSFLLTKDYQRVLRRLPELLTAQGTVLACMNDPAFGSDFLIEGVTQEAPSLRFVERLENPPEFPDIDPQSGLKALVFHRTP from the coding sequence ATGAACCCTGAAGCCCTCGCCACCCTCCACGCCCATCTGCTGCCGGCCCTCGCGGCCGCACCGAGCGAAACCCGTCGCCTGTTCCACGGGCGCGGACGCTGCTGGGCCGGGCTGGAGCAGTTGACCGTGGACTGGCTGCAAGGCGTGGTGCTGGTGTCGCTGTTCAAGGAACCGGCACCTGAGCAACTGGACGATCTCAAAGCGTTGCTGCTGGGCCTCAGCGGTTCCGCCGAATGGAAACAGTCCGGCGCGCACACGCTGTTGATCCAGCATCGCTATTTGCCACAGAGCACTGCCGAATGGCTGCTGGGTGAAGAGATCGACGAAATGAGCATCGTCGAGGGCGGCTTGCAGTATCGCGTCGATCTGGGGCGCAAACAGAACGCCGGGCTGTTTCTCGACATGCGTTACGGGCGCAACTGGGTGCGCGAACAGGCCGACGGCAAACGCATCCTCAATCTGTTTGCCTACACCTGCGGTTTTTCCGTGGCGGCCATCGAGGGCGGCGCCAGCCATGTGGTCAATCTGGACATGTCCCGCGCCGCGCTGAGCCGGGGCCGCGACAACCATCGCTTGAACGGCCATGACTTGAGCAAAGTCAGTTTCCTCGGCCACGACCTGTTCAAGTCCTGGGGCAAGGTGATCAACAGCGGCCCGTATGACCTGGTGATCATCGATCCGCCGTCGTTCCAGAAAGGCAGTTTCCTGCTGACCAAGGATTACCAGCGCGTGCTGCGTCGTTTGCCAGAATTGCTTACGGCGCAAGGCACGGTGCTGGCGTGCATGAATGATCCGGCGTTCGGTTCGGACTTTCTGATTGAGGGCGTGACGCAGGAAGCGCCGAGTCTGCGTTTTGTAGAGCGGCTGGAAAATCCGCCGGAGTTTCCCGACATAGATCCTCAAAGCGGCCTCAAGGCCCTGGTCTTCCACCGCACTCCCTGA
- a CDS encoding helix-turn-helix transcriptional regulator translates to MDALLQELPVHQSLARVFAGVGQAGFWRALVDTLRLLVPLDNALVALMKAGQAPQLLIDFDSSGRADEQEELAGYSAGMYLLDPFYQTASTGIADGLHSLASVAPDQFLHSEYYQSYFRSVVGEDELQFMVNVGGGVLGLSLGRSTPFDMAEQGRLLCVRDWVLAAMRRHVQLLPPQGAVAEAVVGDLAALLDRFDARLTVREVDTARLILQGFSSKAMAQQMGISPETVKVHRRNLYHKLNVTGHGELFALVLRPPTP, encoded by the coding sequence GTGGACGCGTTGCTGCAGGAGTTGCCAGTGCATCAAAGCCTGGCGCGGGTATTTGCCGGTGTCGGTCAGGCTGGTTTCTGGCGTGCGCTGGTGGACACCTTGCGATTGCTGGTGCCGCTGGACAATGCGCTGGTGGCGCTGATGAAAGCCGGGCAGGCGCCGCAGTTGCTGATCGACTTCGACAGCAGCGGACGCGCCGACGAGCAGGAAGAATTGGCCGGCTACAGCGCCGGGATGTACCTGCTCGATCCGTTTTACCAAACCGCGTCGACCGGCATTGCCGACGGCTTGCACAGCCTGGCCTCGGTGGCCCCGGACCAGTTTCTGCACAGCGAGTACTACCAGAGCTACTTTCGCTCGGTGGTCGGTGAAGACGAGTTGCAGTTCATGGTCAACGTCGGGGGCGGCGTACTCGGTTTGTCATTGGGCCGCTCGACGCCGTTCGATATGGCCGAGCAGGGCAGGCTTCTGTGCGTGCGTGACTGGGTGTTGGCGGCGATGCGTCGGCATGTGCAGTTGCTGCCGCCGCAGGGCGCGGTGGCGGAGGCGGTGGTTGGTGATCTGGCGGCGTTGCTCGACCGCTTCGATGCGCGGCTTACGGTGCGCGAGGTCGATACGGCGCGGCTGATTTTGCAGGGTTTCTCCAGCAAGGCGATGGCCCAGCAGATGGGCATCTCGCCGGAGACGGTCAAGGTGCATCGGCGCAATCTGTATCACAAGCTCAATGTCACCGGGCATGGCGAGTTGTTTGCGCTGGTGCTGCGCCCACCAACTCCCTGA
- a CDS encoding polyamine ABC transporter substrate-binding protein, whose amino-acid sequence MRGHRGCINLSIKLGLLAGIGAGSIAMAADAPSVHVYNWYDYIGPNTLHDFQRDSGIQPVYDTFDSAEVLEGKLMTSRSGYDVVVASNFSLPTLIKAGALAPLPREQLPGWKNLDSDLLAKLANNDPGNQYAVPYLWGTNGIGYNVDKVRAALGDKAPVDSWDLVFNEANLAKLGQCGVAMLDSPSEMLPVALHYLGLPPNSTDPEDYKKAEALLLKLRPHIAYFNSSKFISDLSNGNICVAVGWSGAMLEAKTNAEQANNGMKIAYSLPKEGAPVWFDTLVLLKDAPNRPQGLAFIDYLLRPEVIAPVSDHLSYPNGNRAATALVAEATRDNPAVYPSAAAMATLYTLEPLPKATERVRTRVWSKVKNGQ is encoded by the coding sequence ATGCGTGGTCACCGTGGCTGTATCAACCTCAGCATTAAACTGGGCCTGCTGGCCGGTATTGGCGCCGGCTCGATCGCCATGGCCGCCGACGCGCCGAGCGTGCACGTCTACAACTGGTACGACTACATCGGCCCGAACACCCTCCACGATTTCCAGCGCGACAGCGGTATCCAGCCGGTCTACGACACCTTCGACAGTGCCGAAGTCCTCGAAGGCAAACTGATGACCAGCCGCAGCGGCTACGACGTGGTGGTGGCTAGCAACTTCAGCCTGCCGACGCTGATCAAGGCCGGCGCCCTCGCCCCGCTGCCGCGCGAGCAACTGCCGGGCTGGAAGAATCTCGACAGCGACTTGTTGGCGAAACTGGCCAACAACGATCCCGGCAATCAATACGCCGTGCCGTATCTGTGGGGCACCAACGGCATCGGCTACAACGTCGACAAGGTGCGCGCGGCGCTGGGCGACAAGGCGCCGGTGGATTCGTGGGATCTGGTGTTCAACGAAGCCAACCTCGCCAAACTCGGCCAGTGCGGTGTGGCGATGCTCGATTCGCCGTCGGAGATGCTGCCGGTCGCCCTGCACTATCTCGGCTTGCCACCGAACAGCACCGATCCTGAAGACTATAAAAAAGCCGAAGCGCTGCTGCTGAAATTGCGTCCGCATATCGCCTACTTCAACTCGTCGAAATTCATCAGCGACCTGTCCAACGGCAACATTTGCGTGGCGGTGGGTTGGTCGGGGGCCATGCTGGAAGCCAAGACCAATGCCGAGCAGGCCAACAACGGCATGAAGATCGCCTACAGCCTGCCCAAGGAAGGCGCGCCGGTGTGGTTCGACACGCTGGTGCTGCTCAAGGACGCGCCGAATCGTCCTCAGGGTCTGGCGTTTATCGACTATCTGCTGCGGCCCGAAGTGATCGCGCCGGTCAGTGATCATCTGTCGTACCCCAATGGCAACCGCGCGGCGACTGCGCTAGTTGCAGAGGCCACGCGGGACAACCCGGCGGTTTATCCCTCCGCCGCAGCGATGGCCACGCTGTACACCCTTGAGCCGTTGCCGAAAGCCACCGAGCGCGTGCGTACGCGGGTGTGGAGCAAGGTCAAGAACGGCCAGTAA
- a CDS encoding P1 family peptidase, with translation MKPRARDLNIRIGQLPPGPFNAITDVPGVRVGHSNVRGRSRTGRDICTGVTLIEPRPGSTNQQPCFAGVHVLNGNGDATGLEWIREAGLLTSPIAFTNTHSLGVVRDALIALDRQQQPDDGRLYWNMPVVLETFDGLLNDINGFHVQPEHVAEALSAAVAGPVAEGAVGGGSGMICHEFKGGIGTASRRLSDAQGGWTVGAIVQANHGIRSELRVDGYPVGRYMEQKDSPFLRASLPHPGMGSIVVCLATDAPLLPHQCTRLAQRASLGLARTGGGNEDHSGDIFIAFATGNAHVPPAAYEGKGAPTCDGLRMVNNDHISELFLAATEAVEEAIINALLASDSTEGNGHSVPGLDANTLLAALEKSGWPGSR, from the coding sequence ATGAAACCTCGTGCCCGTGACCTCAACATCCGCATCGGCCAGCTGCCGCCCGGCCCGTTCAACGCCATCACCGACGTGCCCGGCGTGCGCGTCGGCCACAGCAATGTGCGCGGGCGCAGCCGCACCGGGCGGGACATCTGCACCGGCGTCACGCTGATCGAACCGCGCCCGGGCTCGACCAATCAGCAACCGTGTTTTGCCGGCGTGCATGTGCTCAACGGCAATGGTGACGCCACCGGGCTTGAATGGATTCGCGAGGCGGGGCTGCTGACCAGCCCGATTGCCTTCACCAACACCCACAGCCTTGGCGTGGTGCGCGATGCATTGATTGCACTGGATCGCCAACAGCAACCCGACGACGGTCGCCTCTACTGGAACATGCCGGTGGTACTGGAAACCTTTGACGGCTTGCTCAACGACATCAACGGTTTTCATGTCCAGCCTGAACACGTCGCCGAAGCGTTGAGCGCGGCCGTCGCCGGTCCCGTGGCAGAGGGCGCGGTCGGCGGTGGCAGCGGCATGATCTGTCATGAATTCAAGGGTGGCATCGGCACCGCGTCGCGGCGTTTGAGCGATGCTCAGGGTGGCTGGACCGTCGGCGCGATCGTGCAGGCTAATCACGGTATTCGCAGTGAGTTGCGGGTCGATGGCTATCCGGTCGGGCGCTATATGGAACAGAAGGATTCGCCGTTCCTGCGCGCCTCATTGCCGCATCCGGGCATGGGTTCGATTGTCGTCTGCCTGGCCACCGACGCGCCGCTGTTGCCGCACCAGTGCACGCGGCTGGCGCAGCGTGCGAGCCTCGGTCTGGCGCGCACCGGCGGTGGCAACGAGGATCACAGCGGCGACATTTTCATCGCCTTCGCAACCGGCAACGCTCACGTGCCGCCCGCTGCCTACGAAGGCAAAGGCGCGCCGACCTGTGACGGCTTGCGCATGGTCAATAACGACCACATCAGCGAGCTGTTTCTGGCCGCGACCGAGGCGGTTGAAGAGGCGATCATCAATGCCTTGCTGGCCAGTGACAGCACCGAAGGTAATGGGCATTCGGTGCCGGGACTCGATGCCAACACCCTGCTCGCAGCCCTCGAAAAATCAGGCTGGCCCGGCTCGCGCTAA